Within the Ochrobactrum vermis genome, the region AAAGTACCGCGATCAAGCGCTTGCTGAACGACCTGCATCCCAAAATCATACTGCTTTAGCCCATTTCGGGCCTCAGCTTCAGCTTTTTTCCGCGAATCATTAATAATCTCGGCTTCAAGTGCTACGCTATGTCTTTCCTCTTGTTCTTCGTTATCCGCCATAGCGATTCACTCTTACTTATCAAGACTTAATTACTTTGTTCCAACAGAACGCAACTTCTCAGCCTGGTCATCGATCATGGCCCGAGTGATCATTTCGTTCTCAAACTTCGTATTTCCATAGGCAAAACTGCGACGCTGCTGTTCCAAGTCTTGCTTGCTTTGCTCGATTGTTTTGGCAGCTTCTATTAGCCGTTTCAAAGCTTCGGTCATCGCTAACTCCTGTCTGCCCAGTTCGGACAGCATTCCCCGCCCAGCACCCAAATCAGTCTATATAGGGTGCGGGAAAAGAAAGTTAAATTCCAGTGGTAAATTCGTGAACAACGCTCACAAAGGCAATGGAGTAATCATAGCCTCAATCATCGCCCATCTTGAGCGCCTGAATGAAGGCCTCCTGCGGGATTTCCACCTTGCCGAACTGGCGCATGCGCTTCTTGCCTTCCTTCTGCTTGTCCAGAAGCTTGCGCTTACGCGAAATATCGCCGCCATAGCACTTGGCCGTCACGTCCTTGCGCAGCGCCGAGATCGTCTCGCGGGCCACGATGCGGCCACCGATTGCAGCCTGGATCGGAATCTTGAACATGTGCTGCGGGATCAGCTCTTTCAGCTTTTCGCACAGCACACGGCCACGCTTTTCCGCCGCCGAACGGTGAACCAGCATCGACAGCGCATCGACAGGCTCTTCGTTGACAAGGATCGACATCTTGACCAGATCGCCTTCGCGGTAATCCGAAAGATTGTAGTCAAACGAGGCATAGCCCTTCGAGATCGACTTCAGACGGTCGTAGAAATCGAACACGACTTCATTGAGCGGCAGATCATAGGTGATCATCGCACGCGGACCGACATAGGTCAGATCGATCTGGAGGCCGCGACGCTCCTGACAAAGCTTCATGATGGCACCTAGATAATCATCCGGCGTCATGATGGTTGCGCGAATCCAAGGCTCTTCAATCGCTGTGATCTTGACCACATCAGGCATATCTGCCGGATTGTGCAGTTCCTTCTGCGAACCGTCCTGCATGTTCAGGCGATAGACAACGGAAGGCGCTGTCGTGATGAGATCGAGATCGAATTCGCGCTCAAGACGTTCCTGAATGATTTCAAGATGCAGAAGACCGAGGAAGCCGCAGCGAAAGCCGAAACCGAGCGCGGCAGAGGTTTCCATTTCGAACGAGAACGACGCATCGTTGAGGCGCAGCTTGCCCATGGCGCCGCGCAGATCTTCGAAATCCGCCGCATCAACCGGAAACAGGCCGCAGAACACCACCGGCTGCGCAGGCTTGAAGCCGGGCAGCATCTTGTTCGTCGGGCGGCGATCTTCGGTAATCGTGTCGCCGACGCGCGTATCGGCCACTTCCTTGATGGAAGCGGTGATAAAGCCCAGTTCGCCGGGGCCGAGTTCATCCATCTGAACCATCTTCGGCGTGAAGACGCCGGTACGCTCAACCGGATATTTCGCGCCCGTACCCATCATGCGGATGGTCTGGCCCTTTTTCAGCACGCCGTCGATGACGCGCACGAGAACGATAACGCCGAGATAGGAGTCATACCAGCTATCGACCAGCATGGCCTTGAGCGGCGCATTGCGGTCGCCTTCCTTCGGCGCGGGAAGCTGGGTGACGATGGCTTCCAGCACGTCTTCGATGCCGATGCCGGTCTTGGCGGAAATATGCACGGCCTGTGCGGCATCGATACCAATGACTTCTTCAATCTGCTGTTTCACGCGCTCTGGCTCGGCAGCGGGCAGATCGATCTTGTTCAGCACGACCACGATTTCGTGGTTGTTGTCGATAGCCTGATAGACATTGGCCAGTGTCTGCGCTTCCACTCCCTGGGAGGCATCGACCACCAGAAGCGAACCCTCGCACGCTGCCAGCGAGCGCGAGACTTCATAGGCGAAGTCGACGTGTCCGGGGGTGTCGATCAGGTTCAGCACATAATCTTCGCCGTTCTTCGCCTTATAGGTGAGACGGACGGTCTGCGCCTTGATGGTGATGCCGCGCTCGCGCTCGATATCCATCGAGTCGAGAACCTGATCCTTCATCTCGCGCATATCCAGACCGCCGGTCAATTGAATGAGGCGGTCGGCCAGCGTCGATTTGCCATGATCGATATGTGCGACGATCGAAAAATTGCGAATATGGTCAAGTGGTGTGCTCATGCGCGCGATTTAACAGCAAGCAGCGGAATCTCAAAGCTCTATTGCGCTTTAATTACTGGAAAAAGCCCTGCTATCATGATCGTGACAACAAGTCCCCTTTGCCTTGTGGCAAAAAGGCGATAAATCACCGGCAATACAGAAGCACCGCGACCGCTCTTCGAAAGCGGCGCAACTGGCTTTCATGCAGGAGTTTAGGATGAAGACCGAACCGAACGAAGTCCACAATAGGCCGAAACTGGTCACCGTTTTCGGCGGCTCCGGTTTTGTCGGGCGCGCGGTCGTAGCGGCTCTCACCAAGCGCGGCTACCGCGTGCGCGTCGCCGTGCGCAAGCCGGAAGTCGCCTATTACATGGCACCGCTCGGCAATGTCGGCCAGATCCAGATGGTGCAGGCCAATGTCCGCCATCGCGCTTCGGTCGAACATGTCGTCAAAGGCTCCGACCATGTCGTGAACCTCGTCGGCATTCTCGCCGAAAGCGGGCGCCAGCGTTTCAACACCGTTCAGGTGCTGGGTGCAAAGAACATTGCCGAAGCGGCCAAGACCGCAGGCATCCGCATGACGCATGTGTCCTCGCTTGCCGCCGACGCCAATTCGCCATCGGATTATGCACGCACCAAGGCGGAAGGCGAAAACGCCATTCTTTCGGCTCTGCCGGAAAGCGTCATCCTGCGCCCATCGATCATTTTCGGCCCTGAAGACCGCTTCTTCAACCGGTTTGCCAACATGGCGCGCTTCTCGCCGTTCCTGCCGGTCATCGGCGGCGGCGAAACCCGCCTCCAGCCGGTCTATGTCGGCGATGTGGCGGAAGCGGTCGCGCGCGCCGTCGACGGCAAGCTGATGCCGGGCGGCGTCTACGAACTCGGCGGCCCGGATGTGCAGCCGTTCAAGAACTGGATGAAGGACATGCTGCGCGTTGTCGACCGCAAGCGCATCCTCATCTCGATGCCTTGGTGGGTTGCCCGCTTGCAGGCATCGGTCCTCGGCCTGCTGCCAAATCCGCCGATCACCAATGATCAGGTGACGCTGTTGAAATTCGACAATGTCGTTTCCGACAAGGCGACCAAGGAAGGCCGCACGCTGCAGGGCATGGGCATCACGCCGGAAGGTGTCGACGCCGTGCTACCTGCCTATCTGTGGCGCTACCGCGTTGCCGGCCAGTACACCAAGACCGGCTTTGCGTGAACGATAGCCGACAGCGGAAATGAACAAGGGGCCGAAAGGCCCCTTTTCTTTTGGCTAACTTTTATGCGCCGAAGCTCTGTCAGAATTTTCGCTCTGACGAGGCGAAAATGGTGGCTTTCGAGAACCGGAGCGGAGTGTACTTTAGGGTACATGAGCACCAGAAGCGCAGAAAAACGCCATTTGCAGACCGTCAGCGCGGAAATAATGGCGGAGCTTTATCCCCAGACGAGAAGCGCAGCCAATCCCACCGACCCGACAATCAGGCGCCACCAGCCGAACAGTCTAAAGCCATGGCGGGACACATAATCGAGCAGATAGCGCACGACAAAAACGCCCGATATGAAAGCCATCACGAAGCCGACCCCGATCAGCGCGCCGTCGTTGAACGACAGGGTATTGTGGCTCTTGTAGAGATCATAGGCAAAAGCGCCTGCCATGGTCGGCATGGCGAGGAAGAACGAGAACTCAGCCGCCGAGCGCTTGTCCGCGCCGAGCAGCAGCGAACCGACGATGGTAGAACCGGAGCGCGACACGCCGGGGATCATGGCCAGGCACTGGATGAAGCCGATGGCAAGGCAGATCGGCAGCGGATAATCCATCACATCATGATAGCGCGGACGCAGATTGAGCTGGTCCACCCAGAGCAGAATGAACCCGCCGATGATAAGCATGATGCAGACCAGCATCGGCGTCTCGAACAGCACCCCCTTGATAAAGCCATGCGCCAGCGCGCCGATAACGGCAGCAGGCAGAAAAGCGATCAGGATACCGAAAACAAAGCGCCGCGTGCGGGCATCGCGAGGAAAATCGGTCAGGATTTTCAGAAGTTTTGCCGAATAAACGGTCAGAATGGCCAGAATGGCGCCGAGCTGGATCAGCACCTCAAAGGTCTTTCCTGTGGATTCAAAGCCGAGAAAATGACCGATCAGCAGCAAATGCCCGGTGGAGGAAACCGGGATAAATTCGGTCAAGCCTTCGACAAGACCGAGAAATGCGGCTTCCAGCAGATTAAAAATATCCATGAAGTCAGTACCTTAGAATAGTGAGTACAATGGAGGCATCTGAACCGGCCCGCGATTGCGGGTGTTGTGGCGACAACGAGCACGTCCAGCGATTGCTTGTCTCCCGCAAACATAGGTCTTATAGACTTTATATTCCGTTGAGGCGGCGTCGAATCGCTTGGCAGCAGAAATAGCCTGCTGCATGCGCAAACGCCATGCCAATCTCCGGACGTTCAATTCAAGCTTCAGTCGAGAGTCTCGCGTCGATCATGCTTACGCTTTTTCATCACCCCATGTCTTCGGGTTCGCGCTATGTGCGGCTCATCCTCGGCGAGTATGGCGTTGAAGCGGAGCTGATCGAGGAACGACCATGGTCACGCCGCAGGGAATTTCTGGCACTGAACCCGGCAGGCACCTTGCCCGTGCTTCTGGCTGAAAACGACCTTCCGGTCGTCGGCCCGACGGTCATCGCCGAATATCTCGATGAAACACGCGGCGCTTTGAAACGCAGCCGCCGTCTTCTGCCGGAAAGCCCGATGGAACGCGCCGAGGTGCGCCGCCTCGTCGACTGGTTCCTGCTCAAGTTCGAAAACGAAGTGACGCGCCATATCGCCCGCGAGCGTGTATTCAAGCTGCAGATGGCCGCCGAGATGGGCGGCAGCGCGCCGGATTCGACCGCCATTCGCGCCGCCCGCACCAATATCCGCCAGCACATGAAATATATCGACTGGCTGGCCGCCACCCGCGACTGGCTCGGCGGCGCGCATCCAAGCTATGCCGACACGGCGGCGGCGGCTTGCATTTCCGTTCTCGATTATCTGGGCGAGATCGAATGGAGTGAAACCAAAGCGGCACGTGACTGGTACGCCCGGATGAAGTCGCGCCCGGCTTTCCGACCCCTGCTTTCCGATCGTGTTCGCGGACTTGCCCCGGTGGCTCATTATGGCGACCTCGACTTCTAGTACCAAAACAGAAAAGCTGAAGCGCTTCCTGATCGAAGAGGCGAAGGCGGTTGGTTTCGATGCCGTCGCCTTCACCACGCCGGATGCAATTCCGCAAGCGCCGGAACGGTTGCGGCAATATATTGCCGACGGTCACCATGCCGATATGGAATGGATGGAAGAAACCGAAGCGCGCCGCGCCGATCCGGGTGTGCTGTGGCCGGAAGTCCGTTCCATCATGATGCTGGCCATGAATTACGGACCAAACGTCAATCCGCTCGCCATTCTGGACGAGAAGGACCGCGCGGCCATTTCGGTCTATGCGCAGAACCGCGACTATCATGACATCATCAAGGGCAAGCTGAAGCATGTGGCGAGCCGCTTTGCAGCACGCGCCGGGCAGGACGTCAAAGTCTTCGTCGATACCGCACCTGTGATGGAAAAGCCGCTGGCTGAGGCCGCCGGTCTCGGCTGGCAGGGCAAGCACACCAATCTGGTGAGCCGCGAGCTCGGCTCCTGGCTGTTCCTCGGTTCGATCTTCACCACGGCGGAAATCCCGCCCGACCAGCCCGACCGCGACCATTGCGGCTCGTGCCGCGCCTGTCTGGATGTCTGCCCGACCAAAGCTTTCCCGTCGCCCTATCGCATCGATGCAAGGCGCTGCATTTCCTATCTCACCATCGAGAACAAGGGACCGATCCCGCACGAATTCCGCGAGGCGATGGGCAACCGCATCTATGGCTGCGACGACTGTCTTTCCGTCTGCCCATGGAACAAGTTTGCGCAAGCCACCAGCGAAATGAAGCTCAAGGCGCGCGATGACCTGAAAGCGCCGCGTCTTGCCGATCTGTTGGCACTGGACGACCCTGCTTTCCGCACCTTGTTTTCCGGCTCCCCGGTGAAGCGGATCGGACGCGACCGCTTCATCCGCAATGTGCTGATTGCCGCCGGTAATTCCGGCGATGAGGCTCTTCTGCAGGATATTGAACGATTGCTCGAAGACGAAGCGCCGGTCGTGCGCGGCGCGGCTATATGGGCCTTGAAGCAGCTGGCCGGGCCGAACCGCGTCGATGCCTTGCAAAAACGTCTGGCCTCATCAGAAGAGGATGCTACGGTACAGGCAGAGTGGAATACTGCATCGGCCCGAAAATCGGAATCGATTTTCGGAAAGCACGATACGTAGATTTAATAATAGGCTAGAGCGTCCTTTGTGCGTCCTGAAGGTCGCACGGCGCTCTATGGAGACAGTCTGATATGCGCATTTTCCTGTTCGGGGCCGGATACTCGGCACAAGCTTTTGCCAAACGGATGACAGGAGAAGCGGAACGCATCGACGGAACCACACGGCATGAGCAGAAATTCCCGATCATCGAGAAATCCGGCATTTCGCCGGTCCTGTTCGATGGCGAGACGCCCTCGCCCGAACTTCTGGAGCGGCTTGCCAAGGCAACCCATGTGGTGATTTCGATTGCGCCCGGCGAAAGCGGCGATCCTGCGGTCGCGGTCGTTGAAGAAGCGCTTCGCCGCCCCGACAACACCATTCGCTGGATCGGTTATTTGTCAACGGTCGGCGTCTATGGCGACCATCAGGGCGAGTGGGTGGACGAGACGGCAGCCTGCAAGCCTGCATCCCGCCGTAGTCTGGAACGCGTCGAAGCCGAAGAGGCATGGGGACAATTGAGCGAACGGCATGGAACGCCGCTCGCGGTCCTGCGCCTTTCAGGTATCTATGGGCCGGGCCGCAACGCCTTCGTCAATCTGGAACGCGGCACTGCACGGCGCATCATCAAGGAAAATCAGGTTTTCAACCGCATCCATGTCGATGACATTGCCGGTAGCCTGCGCTTTCTGGCAGGCACGAATACGGGTGGCGTCTTCAATATCACCGATAATGAACCGAGCCCCCCGCAGGATGTCGTCACCTATGCCGCCGAACTGATGGGCGTGACGCCGCCGCCGGAAGTCCCCTTCTCAGAAGCCGACATGACGCCGATGGCGCGTTCCTTCTATGGCGAGAACAAGCGCGTCTCCAACCAGCGCATCCGGGATCTCGGCTATGAATTTGCCTATCCAGACTACAAGACGGCCTTCTCGGCCATGTGGCGCGAGGATTGCTGGCGCTGATTTGCATTGCCCCGATGGGGCTGCTAAAAATGCGACCACAATCAAACCGGGACAGACCTATGGGTAACGAAAAATCAGCAGATAAATAAGCCGCAGCAGCTTTCCAACCTGTTGCGGCATCTGCCCCGGATCAATTTCCTTTAAAGCGCATCCCGAAAACTGTGTAACGGTTTTCGATCTGCTTCAATCAGATCGAAACGCGCTCCAACGAAGGCAGATCGCCGCCCGATTTTTTCTCGAGCGGATGCTTCGTCATGCCTTTTGATAACAAACAAACCCCGCGCTGGGGTCACTCCCTGCCTTTTGCACTCGTGCTGATGGCGCCCTTCGACATTCTCGCCTCACTGGCCATGGACATCTACCTACCGGTGGTGCCGTCCATGCCCGCCATCCTGCAAACGACACCCACAATGGTGCAGCTCACGCTCAGCCTCTACATGGTGATGTTGGGTGTCGGGCAACTCCTGTTCGGCCCGTTGTCAGACCGTTTCGGACGCAGGCCCATCCTGCTTGGCGGCGGATTGACCTTCGCCCTTTCGTCCTTCGCTCTGGCGATCACCGACAATGC harbors:
- a CDS encoding undecaprenyl-diphosphate phosphatase, with translation MDIFNLLEAAFLGLVEGLTEFIPVSSTGHLLLIGHFLGFESTGKTFEVLIQLGAILAILTVYSAKLLKILTDFPRDARTRRFVFGILIAFLPAAVIGALAHGFIKGVLFETPMLVCIMLIIGGFILLWVDQLNLRPRYHDVMDYPLPICLAIGFIQCLAMIPGVSRSGSTIVGSLLLGADKRSAAEFSFFLAMPTMAGAFAYDLYKSHNTLSFNDGALIGVGFVMAFISGVFVVRYLLDYVSRHGFRLFGWWRLIVGSVGLAALLVWG
- the lepA gene encoding translation elongation factor 4 is translated as MSTPLDHIRNFSIVAHIDHGKSTLADRLIQLTGGLDMREMKDQVLDSMDIERERGITIKAQTVRLTYKAKNGEDYVLNLIDTPGHVDFAYEVSRSLAACEGSLLVVDASQGVEAQTLANVYQAIDNNHEIVVVLNKIDLPAAEPERVKQQIEEVIGIDAAQAVHISAKTGIGIEDVLEAIVTQLPAPKEGDRNAPLKAMLVDSWYDSYLGVIVLVRVIDGVLKKGQTIRMMGTGAKYPVERTGVFTPKMVQMDELGPGELGFITASIKEVADTRVGDTITEDRRPTNKMLPGFKPAQPVVFCGLFPVDAADFEDLRGAMGKLRLNDASFSFEMETSAALGFGFRCGFLGLLHLEIIQERLEREFDLDLITTAPSVVYRLNMQDGSQKELHNPADMPDVVKITAIEEPWIRATIMTPDDYLGAIMKLCQERRGLQIDLTYVGPRAMITYDLPLNEVVFDFYDRLKSISKGYASFDYNLSDYREGDLVKMSILVNEEPVDALSMLVHRSAAEKRGRVLCEKLKELIPQHMFKIPIQAAIGGRIVARETISALRKDVTAKCYGGDISRKRKLLDKQKEGKKRMRQFGKVEIPQEAFIQALKMGDD
- a CDS encoding complex I NDUFA9 subunit family protein, which translates into the protein MKTEPNEVHNRPKLVTVFGGSGFVGRAVVAALTKRGYRVRVAVRKPEVAYYMAPLGNVGQIQMVQANVRHRASVEHVVKGSDHVVNLVGILAESGRQRFNTVQVLGAKNIAEAAKTAGIRMTHVSSLAADANSPSDYARTKAEGENAILSALPESVILRPSIIFGPEDRFFNRFANMARFSPFLPVIGGGETRLQPVYVGDVAEAVARAVDGKLMPGGVYELGGPDVQPFKNWMKDMLRVVDRKRILISMPWWVARLQASVLGLLPNPPITNDQVTLLKFDNVVSDKATKEGRTLQGMGITPEGVDAVLPAYLWRYRVAGQYTKTGFA
- the queG gene encoding tRNA epoxyqueuosine(34) reductase QueG, yielding MATSTSSTKTEKLKRFLIEEAKAVGFDAVAFTTPDAIPQAPERLRQYIADGHHADMEWMEETEARRADPGVLWPEVRSIMMLAMNYGPNVNPLAILDEKDRAAISVYAQNRDYHDIIKGKLKHVASRFAARAGQDVKVFVDTAPVMEKPLAEAAGLGWQGKHTNLVSRELGSWLFLGSIFTTAEIPPDQPDRDHCGSCRACLDVCPTKAFPSPYRIDARRCISYLTIENKGPIPHEFREAMGNRIYGCDDCLSVCPWNKFAQATSEMKLKARDDLKAPRLADLLALDDPAFRTLFSGSPVKRIGRDRFIRNVLIAAGNSGDEALLQDIERLLEDEAPVVRGAAIWALKQLAGPNRVDALQKRLASSEEDATVQAEWNTASARKSESIFGKHDT
- a CDS encoding glutathione S-transferase family protein; this translates as MLTLFHHPMSSGSRYVRLILGEYGVEAELIEERPWSRRREFLALNPAGTLPVLLAENDLPVVGPTVIAEYLDETRGALKRSRRLLPESPMERAEVRRLVDWFLLKFENEVTRHIARERVFKLQMAAEMGGSAPDSTAIRAARTNIRQHMKYIDWLAATRDWLGGAHPSYADTAAAACISVLDYLGEIEWSETKAARDWYARMKSRPAFRPLLSDRVRGLAPVAHYGDLDF
- a CDS encoding SDR family oxidoreductase, which gives rise to MRIFLFGAGYSAQAFAKRMTGEAERIDGTTRHEQKFPIIEKSGISPVLFDGETPSPELLERLAKATHVVISIAPGESGDPAVAVVEEALRRPDNTIRWIGYLSTVGVYGDHQGEWVDETAACKPASRRSLERVEAEEAWGQLSERHGTPLAVLRLSGIYGPGRNAFVNLERGTARRIIKENQVFNRIHVDDIAGSLRFLAGTNTGGVFNITDNEPSPPQDVVTYAAELMGVTPPPEVPFSEADMTPMARSFYGENKRVSNQRIRDLGYEFAYPDYKTAFSAMWREDCWR